CCTTGAGAGATGCGATCAGGTGCTCGTCCAGGTCGTTGCTGCCGACGATGACGGCTTCGGGGAAGCCGGCCTCGTCCAGAATACGGCGCGCCTCGATGCTCAGAAACGCCAGATCGCCCGAGTCCAGCCGGATGCCGACCATCTTGTGGCCGCGCTCCCGCAGCCTGCGCCCCACCTCCACCGCCTTGCGCACCCCGTTCAGACTGTCGAACGTGTCCACCAGCAGAAGGCAGTTGTTGGGCATGGCGTCGGCGTACGTGTCGAAGGCCTCCATCTCGTCGTTGAAGGACAGCACCCAACTGTGCGCGTGGGTGCCCTTGACGGGAATGTCGAAGAGCTTGCCGGCCAGGGCGTTGGAGGTCCCGGCACAACCGCCCACGTACGCCGCCCGGCTCGCCGCCAGGGCGCCGTCGAAACCCTGGGCGCGCCTGAGCCCGAACTCCAGCACGGGCTCCCCCCGGGCCGACTGGCACACCCGCGCCGCCTTGGTGGCGATGAGGGTCTGGAAGCAGATGATGTTGAGCAGCACCGTCTCCAGGATCTGGCATTGAAGGATGGGGCCGCGCACCCGCACCAGCGGCTCGTGCGGGAACACCACCGTTCCCTCCGGCACCGCGTCCACGTCGCAGGCGAAGCGCGCATCCCGCAGATAGTCGAGGAAGGCGTCCTCGAACATGCGCTCGCCGTCGTTGCCGCGCAACCCCGACAGATATTCGAGATCGCTGGCATCGAAGCCGAAACGGCTGAGCACCCCGACCACGTGCCCAAGTCCGCAACCCACGGCAAACCCTCCCTGGTAGGGGTTCTCGCGGAACGAAAGATGGAACACCGCTTCTTTCGTATCGGTCCCGGACTTCCAGTAGGCGTACGCCATGGTGAGCTGGTAGAGGTCCGTGAGGAGCGCGAGCGAGTTGCTGTAGAGTTGTTCGAGTGTGTGCATTGGACTCGGATGCCTTTGCGCCGTGCGGCCGATTTGTTACAAATCACCTCCACGGCCCTGCGTCAACACATGGATCAAGGGCCGGCGGCAAGGAGGCACACATGGCGAAGCCCGAAGAAACACGGTGGTACGACCGGGAGGCGGCGCGTCAGGCGCGGGTGGATCTCGCGGCCGCCTACCGGCTGGCGGTGCGGTACGGCTTTCACGAGGCCATCGACAACCACTTCAGCCTGCTCCTGCCCGGCCAGGACGCGCTGATGCTGCTGAACCCCTATCCGCTGCACTGGACGGAAGTGACGGCCGGCAACCTCCTGCTGGTGGATTTCGAGGGCAACCGCCTCGAAGGCGAACACGAGGTGGAGCCCACCGCGTTGCACATCCACGCGCCACTGCACCAGGCCAACCCGCGGGGGTTCCGTTGCCTGCTGCACACCCACATGCCCTATGCCAGCGCCATCGCCTGCCGCCAAGGCGGACGCCTGGAGATGGTGCACCAGGTGAGCAGCCGGTTCGACGACGACGTCGCTTACCTCGAAGACTACAACGCTCTGGTGCTCGACCGCACGGAAGGGAACCGCATCGCGCGGGTGATGGGCGACAAGAACGTGCTCTTCATGGCCAATCACGGCGTGATCACCGCCGGCAGGACCGTCGCGGAGGCTTTCGACCGGCTCTACTTCCTGGAACGCGCCTGCAAGGTGCAGGTGCTGGCGGAAACGGGAGGACACCCGCTCCAACGCATCACGGGCGAGGCCATGGACCTGCTGCGACGCCAACGAGGGGAAGGCGAGAATGTGGCGGCCGTGCACCACTTCGCCGCCCTGAAACGCATTCTCGACCGGGAAGAACCGGACTACGCGAACTGACGTGATCCCGGTGCGGCCGCCGCCTTGCGGTCGTTACAACTTGCGCCCGAATAGATACGCCACGCCGATGCTCAGGAGGTAGAGGCCGATGAGCGGCCCCGCCAGGAGCACCTGCGAAACCACGTCCGGCGGCGTCAACACCGCCGCGAGGACGAACATCACCAAGACGGCGTAGCGGAAATGGTGCCACAGGAAGCGGTGGTTCCAGATCCCGGCGCGCGCCATGAAGAACGAGAACACCGGCAGTTGGAAGGTCACGCCGAAGGCCACGACGATGCGGAAGAAGAAGGAGAAATACTCGGAGACGCGGATCTCCGGGTTCACCTGCAGCGACCCGTATTGGTCGAGAAAATACAGAAACGCCACCGGCAGGACGGTCTCGTAGCAAAAAAGCGCGCCGGAAAGAAAAAAAACGGTGGTCGCG
Above is a window of Deltaproteobacteria bacterium DNA encoding:
- a CDS encoding nicotinate phosphoribosyltransferase gives rise to the protein MHTLEQLYSNSLALLTDLYQLTMAYAYWKSGTDTKEAVFHLSFRENPYQGGFAVGCGLGHVVGVLSRFGFDASDLEYLSGLRGNDGERMFEDAFLDYLRDARFACDVDAVPEGTVVFPHEPLVRVRGPILQCQILETVLLNIICFQTLIATKAARVCQSARGEPVLEFGLRRAQGFDGALAASRAAYVGGCAGTSNALAGKLFDIPVKGTHAHSWVLSFNDEMEAFDTYADAMPNNCLLLVDTFDSLNGVRKAVEVGRRLRERGHKMVGIRLDSGDLAFLSIEARRILDEAGFPEAVIVGSNDLDEHLIASLKEEGARINVWGVGTRLATAFDQPALGGVYKLSCVRSAGNGNEWVNKVKLSEQAVKVSTPGILQTRRFRQGDRYLADVIYDENLSIADGCTIVDPMNMTRRKHIASGTEHHDLLVPVFRGGELLYEVPSVHAARERTQAELSAFHNSIKRRVNPHEYPVGLEAHLHEMKTRLVLQARGDNGVTGR
- a CDS encoding aldolase; translation: MAKPEETRWYDREAARQARVDLAAAYRLAVRYGFHEAIDNHFSLLLPGQDALMLLNPYPLHWTEVTAGNLLLVDFEGNRLEGEHEVEPTALHIHAPLHQANPRGFRCLLHTHMPYASAIACRQGGRLEMVHQVSSRFDDDVAYLEDYNALVLDRTEGNRIARVMGDKNVLFMANHGVITAGRTVAEAFDRLYFLERACKVQVLAETGGHPLQRITGEAMDLLRRQRGEGENVAAVHHFAALKRILDREEPDYAN
- the tatC gene encoding twin-arginine translocase subunit TatC, whose protein sequence is MTDDPILPTFVHQLERTRSCLAWSLAAVFVPFVVGFLLAPQLFEILVEPLKSRLEPGQSLIGTGVAEVFFVEIKVAFLAGVLAGSPIIFLQSWRLLAPVFGAEGKNGYMAGFVGATTVFFLSGALFCYETVLPVAFLYFLDQYGSLQVNPEIRVSEYFSFFFRIVVAFGVTFQLPVFSFFMARAGIWNHRFLWHHFRYAVLVMFVLAAVLTPPDVVSQVLLAGPLIGLYLLSIGVAYLFGRKL